The DNA region CAAGCGCCGGGTTTTTTTGGTGCGGTCGAGAAGACTCGAACTTCCACGGGTTGCCCCACAGCGACCTCAACGCTGCGCGTCTACCAATTCCGCCACGACCGCATCGTGGTAGGCCGAATTGCTCCGGCGGGGGTGCATGTAGCAAAAGCATTCGGGGTCCACAAGCCCGCCATGACAGATTTTTGAAAATTCGTTCCAGCCGGTGGATAACCCGTCCGAAAGACCGGGCCGACCACTCTTGAACTGCCGCCTCTTTCTTGCCAAGTAAAAGGAAAACAAGGCTTTTCAGCCTTTCTCCCGGAAGACGGATTTCTCATGCAGCGCACCGATCTCGACCATCACATGTTTGCCCGCGAGGACTGTCCGCCAGTGCGCTGGCGGGTTTCCGACGGCCTCGTGGCTTATGACGATGCGGTCGCCGAAATGGAGCGCCAGGTGGGTCTGATTGCCGATGGTGCAGCCGACGAATTGGTCTGGCTGGTGGAACATCCGCCGCTCTATACGGCCGGCACCAGTGCCGATTCCAAGGATTTGATCGAGCCGGATCGGTTCCCGGTCTTTGCCACCGGCCGCGGCGGCGAATACACCTATCACGGCCCCGGCCAGCGGGTGGCCTATGTCATGCTCGATCTGAAACGCCGGCGCCAGGATGTGCGTGCCTATGTGGGGGCACTGGAAGAAGTGGTGATCCGCACGCTGGACAGCATGAACGTCAAGGGCGAGCGCCGCGAAGACCGAGTGGGGGTCTGGGTGCGGCGGCCGGAGCGGCCGCCCCTGCCCGATGGCACCATGGCCGAAGACAAGATCGCAGCACTCGGTATTCGCCTCAGGAAATGGGTGAGTTTTCACGGGCTTTCGATCAATGTCGATCCGGATCTCAGCCATTTTTCCGGCATCGTTCCCTGCGGCATCTCTGCTTATGGGGTGACGAGCCTCGTGGATCTCGGCCTGCCGGTGATGATGGCCGATGTCGACATGCGGCTGCGCGAGGCTTTCGAAGAGATTTTCGGCCCGACGGTCAGTGAAGCGTGACGGTCGCTGCCCCCCCCTCAGGCGCGGCCCATGACCGGGCCATTCAGATCGGGACCGTTTCCATCAGAAGCGGACTTGGCCTCGTAGCGGTCTATCTGACGCGCCATGTCCGCGATCAACCGCCCACATTCCTGATAGGCATCGGTCAGCCGCTGCAACTGAAGGCGCAGCGCCTCGAGCGGCATTTCGCTGGTTTCCTCGATCGGGCCTGAGCCGAGGCCCGTCATCAGCCACATCGGCGAGACGCCGAGAATGCCGGCGAGATCGACAAGCTTGGAAGGTCGCGGCTCAGCCCGATCGGCTTCCCAGGACAGCAGGCTTTCCTTGCGCACTCCGACGCGATTGGCGACATCGGCGAGCGACAGGCCGATGGCATCACGGGCGGTCGACAGGCGTCCGCCGAGCGTGTCGTCGCTCGCATCGGTCATCCGGGCAAAAATCCTGCGGGCGCTCATCGGCCGTCTCCTCTTGATCGACGTGGCCGGCGGCCACTCCTCTCCGCATCCCTTCCCGGCAGAATAGGTGAGGCTGAGAGATCTCGCCACCGCCACCGCGCCAAGGACGGGTGTGAAACCGTCGCCGCATCCTTGCTGATACGGGCATGCAAAAGCGTGTGAACGCGCAAAAGGACAAAAGGTTCCGCAGGTATCGGCGAATTGTCCGGGGAGCCGCCACCCGGTCCCGGGCCTGCCTTGATCAGCGCTGCCGCATGTGGTTGGTGGTGCAGGCGCCACGCGCCATCCGTCACTTCCCCGATTCTCAAGGTCCCCATGCAGCCGTCATCATCCAATCCCGTTCGTGGCATGGTCCTGATGGCCAATTGCATGCTGATCCTGCCGATCATGGATGCGATCGCGAAATATATGGCGAATGTCGAAGGCATGTCGCCGGGGCAAATCACCTTTTACCGCTTCTTTTTCCAGCTGCTCTCGGTGCTGCCCTTGCTGCTGCTGCTCAACGGGTCCCAGGCGCTCTCTGCCAAACGGCCG from Rhizobium glycinendophyticum includes:
- the lipB gene encoding lipoyl(octanoyl) transferase LipB codes for the protein MQRTDLDHHMFAREDCPPVRWRVSDGLVAYDDAVAEMERQVGLIADGAADELVWLVEHPPLYTAGTSADSKDLIEPDRFPVFATGRGGEYTYHGPGQRVAYVMLDLKRRRQDVRAYVGALEEVVIRTLDSMNVKGERREDRVGVWVRRPERPPLPDGTMAEDKIAALGIRLRKWVSFHGLSINVDPDLSHFSGIVPCGISAYGVTSLVDLGLPVMMADVDMRLREAFEEIFGPTVSEA
- a CDS encoding helix-turn-helix domain-containing protein translates to MSARRIFARMTDASDDTLGGRLSTARDAIGLSLADVANRVGVRKESLLSWEADRAEPRPSKLVDLAGILGVSPMWLMTGLGSGPIEETSEMPLEALRLQLQRLTDAYQECGRLIADMARQIDRYEAKSASDGNGPDLNGPVMGRA